CAGGGCACTGGAGCCAACAGGCCTCGGGCCAAAAGACACCAGATGTTGAAGGTCCGCAAAGGCGCGGCCGCCGTTAAAAGCATAGGCGTCCGCCGCACGAGCCTTCGAAGCGCTCGCCAGGAAAGCCAGCAGAAACGTGAGCAGAAACAGCAGGGATGGAAGTTTGCCGCCGCTAAGTCTTCTCATGCCGCTTTATCCAGTTTTTCCGGTAGTAGACGAGCCACGAGAGACCAATGCTGACAAAGTACAGACCCACCAGCGGCATCCAGAACATAAACAGCGTGGTCCAATCCGGCGTGGGAGCCAGAGCCGCCGCCACAACGGCTGTGATGATGACCGCATAGCGGATGTTCTTGATCAGGAACCTTGGCGTGACAATTCCAAAAATGGAGAGCAGCAGGATGACAACCGGTAACTCAAAAACGACGCCGACGCCCAGGATGATGGTCAGCGCCAGTCCCCAATACTCATGAATGGTAATCATGGGGGTGAAGCGATTGCCGAATTCCAGCAGAAACCTGAGGGCCGCGGGGAAAGCAAACCGGTAGGCAAAAAATCCGCCCGTAAAAAACAGGCCGGACGACAGTCCCACAAACGGCCAGATGTATTTCTTTTCGTGACGATAAAGACCGGGAGAAATGAACAGCCACAACTGAAACAG
This Terriglobia bacterium DNA region includes the following protein-coding sequences:
- the tatC gene encoding twin-arginine translocase subunit TatC: MATTIQNPPSRNPNHGPEDDDSSGKQMSFLEHLEELRKRLVRSAVSVFAGFLICFYFADNIYGLLAKPLTDTLQSLHMADKLVYTNPVDPFNLYIKLSIVGGIFLASPFILFQLWLFISPGLYRHEKKYIWPFVGLSSGLFFTGGFFAYRFAFPAALRFLLEFGNRFTPMITIHEYWGLALTIILGVGVVFELPVVILLLSIFGIVTPRFLIKNIRYAVIITAVVAAALAPTPDWTTLFMFWMPLVGLYFVSIGLSWLVYYRKNWIKRHEKT